TCGTTTTCTCACCGCCAGAACATACCTGGCGAATTCTGATTGGCGGCGGCATCATCGCCGCGATCCTGTCGATCGTGCCGCGTTTGTGGGTTTACTTTCGCCGCTCGAGTCGTCTGGCGCAAATCAATGCGGGCCTGGCCGACATGCTCGATATGCTCGGCATGTGCTTGGGTGGCGGTATGCCCTTGTCGCAAAGTCTCGATCATGTTTCGAAGAACCTCACCTCGTACCCCGCACTCTCCGAAGAGCTGCAAATCATGCGACGCCAGTCCGATCTGGGAAGCATGCGGATGGCTCTCACCGACTGGGCGAATCGAATTGACAGTCCCGATGTGCGGCAAGTGGCAACCCTCCTTTCCCGCGGCGATCAACTCGGTTCGAGCATGAGTGGCTCACTACTCGCGCAGGCCGATCACCTCCGTTCGACCCGCAAGAATCTCGCGAACCTGCAAGCGAATCGGCTCCCGGTATTCCTCACCTTTCCGCTACTCTTCTGCTTCGCCCCGGCAGCGCTCATCATCCTGATGAGCCCGGCCTTCATGGAACTGGACGAATTCTTCGACCCCAGCAACACCAGCAATCCCCTCGTGAACAATAACCGGATGGGAACGACGGCCATTGTCGATACGCTGAATGCCCTCGACCAGAATGTCGATACCGATCCAGGTCGGATCGCCATGCCAACGAATAGTCCGTTGTTTCAAGAGCGTTTCCGACGGCCCCAACGACGGCAGGGCGAACAGTTTAATTATCGGTCTGCGAATCCGTACGTGACCCAAGAAGAGTAATGGTCAGCTATACGTCTGACCTCAGCCTAGTTCAACCCGCTGTCCCCTCGAAAGCCTGCGAAGGAATTTGGGGGGACAGCTCTCGGTTTCTTGACGAAGCGTTTGTCCACCTATCGCTGACTGAGATCAATCACGCGCTCGGCTACGAGATGCGGTTTGCGGATGGCCTCGACCATGCCGCGCTTGCCATAGATGCCGACGGGCTTGTTCTCGTAGCGGCGCAGATTCATGCCCGGGCCCGGCGTGACAAAAGCCACTGGGTTTCCATCGGCGTCGACAATCGCATAGGGAGCAATCTTGGTCTGCCCATCGCGACTGATCACTGGCTGCAACATCCCCACGCCATCGTAGCGGGCATCGGCGGCCGAAGCGGCACCGCCGCGCGTCGCTGCTATCAGTGGATCGTTGGGCAAGTCGAACGTCTCTTCGAACTTTCGAATCTTCTCCAGCAGCAGTCGCGCTTGCCCACGCTCTTGCGGAGTCTGACCGCCGTCGACAATCTTTTGCGCTTGCACACGGATCGGTTCGAGATTCCACGTTTCGCGCGGCTGAGCAATTCGCA
Above is a window of Anatilimnocola aggregata DNA encoding:
- a CDS encoding type II secretion system F family protein, whose protein sequence is MIENIQTWLADQNAPEWLQSPSSWLVIGCFLLAIPVIVRLLLKRKRPEQPPESPAAIRRRGNGGVFGSLTDALAGQIPESEKERVEFGQMLRQAGLYSPTARASIYAYRFLFLVFPLICAGILVVFSPPEHTWRILIGGGIIAAILSIVPRLWVYFRRSSRLAQINAGLADMLDMLGMCLGGGMPLSQSLDHVSKNLTSYPALSEELQIMRRQSDLGSMRMALTDWANRIDSPDVRQVATLLSRGDQLGSSMSGSLLAQADHLRSTRKNLANLQANRLPVFLTFPLLFCFAPAALIILMSPAFMELDEFFDPSNTSNPLVNNNRMGTTAIVDTLNALDQNVDTDPGRIAMPTNSPLFQERFRRPQRRQGEQFNYRSANPYVTQEE